The Salegentibacter sp. Hel_I_6 region AACCGCGTTAGATTTACCAATTAAGGTTTTCACAACCTCCTTGGACTTATAAAGCTGTTTGGTTTCTTTTATTGTTTTTAGAAGTAATTCTACCTCCTGCCCGGCTTCATGTTGTTTTTTAGGATTTCGAACATTATCATCCATCGAGGCACCCTCACCGGTTTCACCGTCAAATTCTTCTCCAAAATAATGGAGAATAAACTTTCTACGGGAAATAGAGGTTTCAGCATAAGCCACAACTTCCTGTAGAAGGGCGTGACCAATTTCCTGTTCAGCAACAGGCTTTCCGCTCATAAATTTTTCCAGCTTTTCTATATCCTTATAGGAATAAAAAGCAAGGCAATGACCTTCTCCTCCATCACGTCCTGCACGGCCTGTTTCCTGGTAATAACTCTCTATACTTTTTGGAATATCGTGGTGAATTACAAACCTAACATCGGGTTTGTCTATTCCCATCCCAAAGGCTATCGTAGCCACAACTACATCAATTTCTTCCATAAGAAACTGATCCTGGTGCTTGCTTCTGGTTTTTGCATCCAGCCCAGCATGGTAAGGCACGGCATTTATACCGTTTACCTGCAATGTTTGCGCGAGTTCTTCAACTTTCTTTCGACTTAGGCAATAGATGATTCCAGATTTTCCATCATTCTGTTTTATAAAACGAATAATATCGGCATCAACATTTTTTGTTTTCGGCCGTACTTCATAATATAAATTTGGGCGGTTAAAGCTCGCCTTAAAGGTATTGGCATCTGTAATACCCAAATTCTTTAAAATATCTTCCTGCACTTTTGGGGTTGCAGTAGCAGTAAGCGCTATAATTGGAATATTATCTCCTATTCGCTGTATTATGCTTCTTAAATTCCGGTATTCCGGTCTAAAATCGTGACCCCATTCACTAATACAGTGAGCTTCGTCTATAGCCAGAAAAGAAATTTTCTGTTGCTTTAAAAACTCCACGTGATCTTCTTTAGTAAGCGATTCTGGAGCTACATAAAGCAATTTCGTGACACCGTTAGCGATGTCTTCTTTAACCTTTCTAACCTCGGTTTTATTAAGGGATGAATTGAGCACATGCGCTACGCCGTGCTCTGAAGAGATACTACGTATAGCATCTACCTGGTTTTTCATTAAAGCGATAAGGGGCGAAACGACAATTGCCGTTCCTTCTTCAATCAACGCAGGGAGTTGGTAACATAGGGATTTCCCTCCTCCGGTAGGCATCACCACAAAGGAATTATTCTTATTCACAATACTGGTAATCACCTCTTCCTGAAGCCCTTTGAATTGGCTAAATCCAAAGTACTTCTTTAGCTGTTGGTGTAAATCAATTTCCGTCAAACTCATTCAATTGTGTTACAATTTTACATACATTTGCATAACTAAAGATACATATTTCTTTAAACTCACAATCCTTAATTTTATCAAAATTTGAAACTGAAGGAAAAAATTCTTAACGCAGCAAAAGAAACCATTTCCATTGAAGCCAAAGCAATTGCAAACCTGGAAAATTATATTGATAGTGAGTTTGCTGAAGCCGTAGAACAAATTTATAAAGCCAAAGGAAGGGTAATTGTTACCGGTATAGGAAAAAGTGCCGTGATTGCTACAAAAATAGTTGCTACCCTAAATTCTACAGGCACTCCAGCAATTTTTATGCACGCTGCAGATGCCATTCACGGCGATCTTGGAACCATACAAAAAGACGATGTGGTAATTTGTATTTCTAAAAGTGGAAATAGTCCTGAAATTAAAGTTTTAGTACCCTATATAAAGGATTTTAAAAACTTGCTTGTAGGAATTACCGCCGATAAAGAATCTTTTCTGGGAAGGGAATCTGATTATGTTTTAAATTCCTATGTTGAAAAAGAAGCCTGTCCAAATAATCTTGCCCCCACAACCAGCACTACTGCGCAAATGGTAATGGGAGATGCGCTGGCAATTTGTCTTTTAAAATTAAAAGGATTTTCAAGAAAAGATTTTGCAAAATATCATCCCGGTGGTTCGCTTGGTAAAAAGCTTTACTTGCGGGTTAGCGACATTACCGCTCAAAATATGAAACCCCAGGTTACTCCAGAAACTTCGGTTACCGATGCAATTATTGAGATTTCAGAGAAAATGCTTGGAGTTACCGCGGTACTTGAAAACGATAAGATTATTGGAATAATTACCGATGGTGATATTAGAAGAATGCTTAAAAACAATACGGAATTTAAAAATCTTACCGCAAGAGATATTATGAGTCCAGCACCAAAAACTATAGATCAGGATTCCCTGGCGGTAGATGCATTAGAAATGTTGGAAGAAAATAAGATCTCACAATTACTGGCACTGGAAAACCAAACCTATGCGGGTGTCGTACATATCCATAACCTAATTCGAGAAGGAATTTTATAATGAAGCAAATTGGCACCCCTGAACCAGAGATGTCCTTCTTGGACCATTTAGAAGATTTAAGATGGCACTTAATAAAGGCGGTTATCGCAATAGTTGTTGCCGGTTCCATAGCCTTTGTTTTAAAAGGCTTCATCTTTGACGTATTACTTTTTGGCCCCAGTAGAGGCGATTTCTTTTCCTACGATATGCTATGTAGAATCTCTACATCGCTTGGTCTGGATGCGGGATTCTGTTTTGATGAGATGCCATTTAGAATTCAAAGTAGAACTATGGGCGGTCAATTCTCTGCCCACGTTTGGACCTCTATCACAGCTGGTTTTATTATCGCATTCCCTTACGTAATCTATCAATTTTGGTTATTCGTATCCCCTGCAATGCACGATAATGAACGTAAGCATGCAAAAGGATTTATTTTCATAACCTCTCTATTATTTTTTATTGGGGTAGTTTTCGGATATTACGTAGTAACTCCTTTATCAATAAATTTCCTTGGAAAATATCAGGTAAGTGAAGCCGTTTTTAACGATTTTGACCTTAGTAGTTATATTGGCCTGGTTAGAGCTTCGGTGCTTGCCAGCGGACTTATTTTTGAATTGCCCATCGTGATTTACTTCCTTACTAGAGTTGGGGTAGTAACTCCGCAATTCTTAAAAAAATATCGAAAATACGCGTTAGTAATAGTGCTGATTCTATCAGCTGTAATAACGCCACCGGACATTGTTAGCCAGATAATTGTGGCCATTCCGGTATTGATACTTTATGAAGTAAGTATTGTTATTTCAAAAGTGATTTACAAACAAGAATTAAGAAAAATTAATCAAAAATAGCTATGATCAATAAAGTTGACGAATTCAATGCTTACCGTCAGCAGATGAATGATAAAATTCTGGGCGAGAACAATAAGGTACTCAAAAGAATTTTTAATTTAGACACAAATGCTTTCACTGAAGGCGCTGTAGATAAAAAAACAAAAGAATTATTAGGTCTTGTGGCCTCCCTGGTTTTACGTTGTGATGATTGCGTAAAATATCATTTAGAGTCCAGTTATAAACAAGGTCTAAGCCGGGAACAGGTAATGGAAACGCTTAGTATTGGGACTTTAATTGGCGGCACTATTGTTATTCCTCACCTAAGAAGAGCTCACGAATACTGGGAAGCGCTGGAAAATGCCGACGTATAATAGGCTGGCATAAAAAATGTACCTTAGCTCTAAAATGCTTTTTGAATGAAATTACGCGCCGAGAATTTAGTTAAAGCCTACAAAGGAAAAAAAGTTGTAAAAGGAATTTCCCTGGAAGTAAACCAGGGAGAGATCGTTGGTTTATTGGGACCAAATGGTGCGGGAAAAACCACTTCCTTTTATATGATCGTAGGCCTTATTAAACCAAATTCAGGAAAGATAATTTTAGACAAAGAAAACATCACTAAATTCCCAATGTATAAAAGGGCGCAGCACGGCATTGGGTATCTCGCGCAGGAAGCTTCGGTTTTTAGGAAACTAAGTATTGAAGACAATATTATGAGTGTGCTGGAACTAACCGATCTTTCGAAAGAAGAACGCCACCATAAGATGGAAACCCTTATCGAAGAATTTGGTTTAAGCCATATTCGCAAAAACCGAGGTGATCTTTTAAGTGGTGGTGAAAGAAGACGTACAGAAATTGCCCGGGCACTGGCAACCGATCCTAATTTTATACTACTCGACGAACCATTTGCGGGAGTAGACCCGGTAGCGGTAGAAGACATTCAAAGAATTGTCGCACAATTAAAGGATAAAAATATCGGGATTCTTATTACCGATCACAATGTACAGGAAACCCTTGCTATCACCGACAGGACTTACCTGATGTTTGAAGGAAGTATTCTAAAACACGGGCAACCCGAAGAACTCGCAGAAGATGAAATGGTACGAAAGGTTTACCTCGGACAAAACTTTGAGTTAAGGAAGAAGAAGTTGTTTAAGTAACTATTCGGTTATATTTTTCAATCATTGATTTTTTAGTTTTTTCGTATATTAGACTTTGCCAGAGATCAGTAGGTTTTATGGAATAGTCATCTATATGTTCTTTAACGACCATAATCCCCCTCATTTTCACGTAAATTATCAGGGATATGAGGCAATTATCGAGATAGAGAATGGCACAGTTACCGGGCAGATTCCAAGAAGAGCATTAAAGATGATTTATGAATGGCTGGATTTACATAAGGATGAACTTATGAATAACTGGGAAAAAATGACGCAAAGAAAACCACTTTCTAAAATAGAACCATTAGATTAAGATGAAAGTAATTCGAATAATATCGGCTGATTACCTTGAGGATTATAAAATTAAACTAAAATTTAATGATGGTCTGGAAAAGAGGATTGATTTGGAGAAGGAACTTTATGGGGAAATCTTCGAACCCCTAAAAAATATGGACTATTTTAAAAACTTCAGTTTGAATCACTTTACCATAGAATGGCCAAATGGAGCTGACTTCGCACCAGAATTTCTTTACAATTACAATAAAGAATTAGTTTAAGTGTAAATTAAAATTTCAGGCTTAATCTTTCTCTCACAACTCCTCTTTCTTTGGAAATACTACCGACAAAAGCACATAACTTAATATAATAAGTGGCACAGCTACAAACTGGAACACCAGGATAAGGGCCAGGCATAAAAGCAGGAAGAAGTATCTCAATTTATTATCGGCAAAACCCCAATTTTTAAATTTAAGGGCGAATAATTTTATTTCTGCATTTAAAAGATAGCAGCTTAAAAAAGTGAGACCAATCAAAAACCACTCGTTTAAAATTAAGCCGGTTAAAAAGCTATCAGGTTGGTAAGTGAGAATAAGCGGAAAACTTAAAATTAAAAGTGCATTGGCAGGCGTTGGAACTCCTATAAATGAATCGGTTTGGCGATCGTCCACATTAAATTTAGCCAATCTGTAAGCTGAGGCTAAACTAATTAACAAGCCAATTAAAGCCAGGGGGTTAAAATTCCAATCCCACCAACCGGGATTTACTTCCCAGCCGGTATTTTCTACTCCAGAACTACCGGGCAACGCATTATCTAATAATTGATACATCACAATGCCAGGCACCACACCACTGGTTACCACATCGGCCAGCGAATCTAGCTGCAAACCAAGCTCTCCTGCAACTTTCAAACTTCGGGCGGCAAGTCCGTCAAAAAAATCGAAGAATATTCCACCGGCAACAAAGATTGCAGCCATAATGAGGCTGCCCTGCACCGCAAAGATTACGGCTATAGTTCCGCATAGAAGATTTAGAAGCGTAATAATATTCGGAATATGTCTTTTTATCGTCATAGATTGGTTTTCTAAAATACTAAACTAAGCAATTGCAACCTGTTTCCATAAGTTTTTTTAATTTCAGAATAAACAATTACAAAAGCTTTAACTTCAAAGAAATTATTAAAAACCAAATAAAGATGACTGATTTTTTTGAAAATCGTCATTCTGAATTCATTTCAGAATCTAAGATATTGATAATCAAACCATGTGAGAAGCTGGAACAAGTTCAGCTTGACGAAATCAGACTTTTCACGCAACCTCGGGAATCGGAAAAAAATCTTGACCTTCGGTACAAGCCCGCCATTCCGCGCAGGCCTCGGGAATTAATCCCTCAATGAGGGATTAAAATATAATAGTTTGCTATTTTTGAAAAGAATTTCCTGAGTATGAAAAATCTTCTTTACGCAATTTCAAGCGGAATTTTACTGGCACTGGCCTGGCCAACTTACGGCTTTCCCTTGCTTCTATTTTTTGCATTCGTCCCCCTACTCTATGTAGAATATAAAGTAAGAAATTCTAAAAAGAAATTTATAAAATGGAAGGTTTTTGGACTGGCGTACCTGAGCTTTTTCCTTTGGAATCTTATTACCACTTACTGGATTTATTTCTCAACAGCTTTTGGTGGTGCCTTCGCTATTTTAGTGAATTCCCTGCTTATGGCATTGGTCTTTATGTTATACCACGTTGTAGCAAAAAGAACCGGATTTAGTGCAGCCTCGGCATTTTTGATAAGTATTTGGATGGTTTTTGAAAAACTGCATCTCGCCTGGGAATTTTCCTGGCCCTGGTTAAATCTAGGTAATGCATTTTCTGAATTTCAAAACTGGGTACAGTGGTATGAATATACCGGAACATTTGGCGGTACACTTTGGGTTTGGCTGGCAAACATCGCCGCCTTTAAAGCCATTTTGCTTTTTAAAGAGTTTAAAGACAAAGCTGTAATCTACCGCGGAATTTTCAAATTAGCATTACTCATTTTAATTCCGATAGGGATTTCTTACTTATTGCTAAGCCAGGTAGAAAAAAAGGGAGAAACGATGGAAGTGGTAATCCTGCAACCCAACATTAATCCTTATACCG contains the following coding sequences:
- the recQ gene encoding DNA helicase RecQ translates to MSLTEIDLHQQLKKYFGFSQFKGLQEEVITSIVNKNNSFVVMPTGGGKSLCYQLPALIEEGTAIVVSPLIALMKNQVDAIRSISSEHGVAHVLNSSLNKTEVRKVKEDIANGVTKLLYVAPESLTKEDHVEFLKQQKISFLAIDEAHCISEWGHDFRPEYRNLRSIIQRIGDNIPIIALTATATPKVQEDILKNLGITDANTFKASFNRPNLYYEVRPKTKNVDADIIRFIKQNDGKSGIIYCLSRKKVEELAQTLQVNGINAVPYHAGLDAKTRSKHQDQFLMEEIDVVVATIAFGMGIDKPDVRFVIHHDIPKSIESYYQETGRAGRDGGEGHCLAFYSYKDIEKLEKFMSGKPVAEQEIGHALLQEVVAYAETSISRRKFILHYFGEEFDGETGEGASMDDNVRNPKKQHEAGQEVELLLKTIKETKQLYKSKEVVKTLIGKSNAVILSHKTDAHPLFGQGKGRDGKYWMALIRQVLVAGLLKKDIETYGVIKLTPKGEDFLKNPKSFMMTDDHIFDSTTEAVPTTNKSAGGIDEQLVKMLKDLRKKVAVKNEVPPFVVFQDPSLEDMAIKYPVSIEELTNIFGVGENKAKKFGKDFVELIQRYVEDNEIIRPDDLVVKSTGANSALKLYIIQNVDRKLPLDDIASAKGMEMKEFIKEMEAIVYSGTKLNINYWIDDILDEDQQEEIHDYFLEAQTDKIDEAIQEFDGDYDDEELRLYRIKFISEVAN
- a CDS encoding SIS domain-containing protein — encoded protein: MKLKEKILNAAKETISIEAKAIANLENYIDSEFAEAVEQIYKAKGRVIVTGIGKSAVIATKIVATLNSTGTPAIFMHAADAIHGDLGTIQKDDVVICISKSGNSPEIKVLVPYIKDFKNLLVGITADKESFLGRESDYVLNSYVEKEACPNNLAPTTSTTAQMVMGDALAICLLKLKGFSRKDFAKYHPGGSLGKKLYLRVSDITAQNMKPQVTPETSVTDAIIEISEKMLGVTAVLENDKIIGIITDGDIRRMLKNNTEFKNLTARDIMSPAPKTIDQDSLAVDALEMLEENKISQLLALENQTYAGVVHIHNLIREGIL
- the tatC gene encoding twin-arginine translocase subunit TatC — protein: MKQIGTPEPEMSFLDHLEDLRWHLIKAVIAIVVAGSIAFVLKGFIFDVLLFGPSRGDFFSYDMLCRISTSLGLDAGFCFDEMPFRIQSRTMGGQFSAHVWTSITAGFIIAFPYVIYQFWLFVSPAMHDNERKHAKGFIFITSLLFFIGVVFGYYVVTPLSINFLGKYQVSEAVFNDFDLSSYIGLVRASVLASGLIFELPIVIYFLTRVGVVTPQFLKKYRKYALVIVLILSAVITPPDIVSQIIVAIPVLILYEVSIVISKVIYKQELRKINQK
- a CDS encoding carboxymuconolactone decarboxylase family protein, translating into MINKVDEFNAYRQQMNDKILGENNKVLKRIFNLDTNAFTEGAVDKKTKELLGLVASLVLRCDDCVKYHLESSYKQGLSREQVMETLSIGTLIGGTIVIPHLRRAHEYWEALENADV
- the lptB gene encoding LPS export ABC transporter ATP-binding protein, with translation MKLRAENLVKAYKGKKVVKGISLEVNQGEIVGLLGPNGAGKTTSFYMIVGLIKPNSGKIILDKENITKFPMYKRAQHGIGYLAQEASVFRKLSIEDNIMSVLELTDLSKEERHHKMETLIEEFGLSHIRKNRGDLLSGGERRRTEIARALATDPNFILLDEPFAGVDPVAVEDIQRIVAQLKDKNIGILITDHNVQETLAITDRTYLMFEGSILKHGQPEELAEDEMVRKVYLGQNFELRKKKLFK
- a CDS encoding DUF4160 domain-containing protein; protein product: MPEISRFYGIVIYMFFNDHNPPHFHVNYQGYEAIIEIENGTVTGQIPRRALKMIYEWLDLHKDELMNNWEKMTQRKPLSKIEPLD
- a CDS encoding DUF2442 domain-containing protein; the encoded protein is MKVIRIISADYLEDYKIKLKFNDGLEKRIDLEKELYGEIFEPLKNMDYFKNFSLNHFTIEWPNGADFAPEFLYNYNKELV
- a CDS encoding phosphatidylcholine/phosphatidylserine synthase, coding for MTIKRHIPNIITLLNLLCGTIAVIFAVQGSLIMAAIFVAGGIFFDFFDGLAARSLKVAGELGLQLDSLADVVTSGVVPGIVMYQLLDNALPGSSGVENTGWEVNPGWWDWNFNPLALIGLLISLASAYRLAKFNVDDRQTDSFIGVPTPANALLILSFPLILTYQPDSFLTGLILNEWFLIGLTFLSCYLLNAEIKLFALKFKNWGFADNKLRYFFLLLCLALILVFQFVAVPLIILSYVLLSVVFPKKEEL